A DNA window from Camelina sativa cultivar DH55 chromosome 13, Cs, whole genome shotgun sequence contains the following coding sequences:
- the LOC104738383 gene encoding putative F-box protein At4g11580 → MVKANSSREDSEWSTLDRNILAIIFDKLDIMDIIMGASRVCIYWFLAFHNKILWNTIDLTKLNHKGKNVLYKYPVDKEALSFSNLSIKMSRFFFNFCRVKHTKLKNLIVEITKLSRTAPCNVFFSFNSYLQMEHLMFVAKRMANIEKLALPVSWSLYKGLDSFRFAFSQWKNLKTLIMANDFTWGSFEIRVLGESCSNLNNLKLIGFYILGNDAAEGIVHYHQSLTRLSLRCSFIDVEVVILLIRGLRNLTILNLTHCKILRWYLMMNDVVQAATQNLDKLITCSEYDCQVCKDRPPMFREQKFYEKHCQNDEIKELEF, encoded by the exons ATGGTGAAGGCTAACAGCTcaagagaagattcagaatGGTCAACTCTGGATAGAAACATACTTGCCATTATCTTCGATAAGCTCGACATAATGGACATTATCATGGGAGCTTCACGTGTATGCATCTATTGGTTCCTTGCCTTTCACAACAAAATACTGTGGAACACCATCGACCTCACCAAGCTCAATCACAAGGGAAAAAACGTCCTCTACAAATACCCGGTCGACAAAGAAGCCCTAAGCTTTAGTAATCTTTCAATTAAGATGAGCCGGTTCTTCTTTAACTTTTGTAgagtaaaacacacaaaactcaAGAATCTAATTGTTGAGATCACTAAGTTGAGCCGCACGGCTCCGTGTAATGTGTTCTTTAGCTTTAATTCCTATTTACAAATGGAGCACCTCATGTTTGTTGCTAAGAG gatgGCAAACATAGAGAAACTTGCTTTACCAGTTTCATGGTCACTGTATAAAGGGCTGGACTCATTTAGGTTTGCGTTTAGTCAGTGGAAGAATCTTAAAACACTGATCATGGCTAATGACTTTACCTGGGGCTCATTCGAGATTCGAGTGTTGGGAGAGAGCTGTAGTAACCTCAACAACTTAAAACTTAtaggtttttatattttgggAAACGACGCTGCTGAAGGAATCGTGCATTACCACCAGAGCCTCACTAGGTTGAGTTTGCGATGCTCTTTCATCGATGTTGAAGTAGTTATCCTGCTAATCAGAGGTCTTCGAAACCTCACAATCCTTAACTTGACACATTGCAAAATCTTGCGCTGGTATCTTATGATGAATGATGTTGTACAAGCTGCAACTCAGAATCTTGACAAACTTATCACATGTTCAGAATACGATTGTCAAGTTTGCAAAGATCGACCTCCCATGTTCCGAGAGCAGAAGTTTTACGAGAAGCATTGCCAAAACGACGAGATAAAGGAACTTGAATtctga
- the LOC104737162 gene encoding osmotin-like protein OSM34 — translation MANISHSTFMFTIIILISTAKTATFDILNRCSYTVWAAASPGGGRRLDAGQSWRLDVAAGAKMARIWRRTNCNFDPSGKGRCQTGDCSGGLQCTGWGQPPNTLAEYALNQFNNLDFYDISLVDGFNIPMEFSPTSSNCHRIVCNADINGQCPNELRAPGGCNNPCTVYKTNEYCCTNGQGSCGSTGFSRFFKQRCPDAYSYPQDDPTSTFTCTSTNYRVVFCS, via the exons ATGGCAAACATCTCACACTCTACATTCATGTTCACCATTATTATCCTCATCTCGACCGCGAAAACTGCCACATTCGATATTCTTAACCGATGTAGTTACACCGTGTGGGCTGCGGCAAGCCCGGGAGGTGGCAGGCGACTTGATGCCGGCCAGTCATGGAGGTTAGACGTTGCCGCCGGCGCCAAAATGGCACGGATTTGGAGACGGACCAACTGTAACTTTGACCCCTCCGGCAAAGGTCGATGTCAAACTGGTGACTGTAGTGGTGGACTTCAATGTACTGGTTGGGGGCAGCCACCAAACACGTTGGCTGAGTACGCCTTGAACCAATTCAACAACTTAGATTTCTACGACATATCACTTGTCGATGGATTCAACATTCCTATGGAGTTTAG CCCAACAAGCTCGAACTGCCACCGGATAGTATGCAACGCAGACATAAACGGACAGTGCCCGAACGAGTTAAGAGCCCCGGGTGGTTGCAACAACCCGTGCACGGTTTATAAGACGAATGAGTATTGTTGTACGAACGGACAAGGTTCATGTGGCAGTACTGGGTTCTCAAGATTCTTCAAACAGAGGTGTCCCGACGCCTACAGTTATCCACAAGACGACCCGACTAGCACTTTCACTTGTACTTCCACTAACTATAGGGTCGTGTTTTGTTCTTAA
- the LOC104737161 gene encoding osmotin-like protein OSM34 has translation MANISHSTFIFSIIFLISTATAATFDILNRCSYTVWAAASPGGGRRLNAGQSWRLDVAAGTKMARIWGRTNCNFDSSGRGRCETGDCSGGLQCTGWGQPPNTLAEYALNQYNNLDFYDISLVDGFNIPMEFSPTSSNCKRIICNADINGQCPNELRAPGGCNNPCTVYRSNQYCCTNGQGSCSSTGFSRFFKQRCPDAYSYPQDDPTSTFTCTNTNYRVVFCP, from the exons ATGGCAAACATCTCTCACTCGACGTTCATATTCTCCATCATTTTCCTCATCTCCACTGCGACGGCTGCCACATTCGACATCCTTAACCGATGTAGCTACACCGTGTGGGCAGCCGCTAGCCCTGGAGGAGGTCGGCGTCTAAATGCTGGCCAGTCATGGAGATTAGATGTTGCGGCCGGCACTAAAATGGCGCGGATTTGGGGTCGGACCAACTGTAACTTTGATTCCTCGGGTCGTGGCCGATGCGAAACCGGTGATTGTAGTGGTGGACTTCAATGTACTGGTTGGGGCCAGCCTCCAAACACGTTGGCTGAGTATGCTTTAAACCAATACAATAACTTAGACTTCTATGACATCTCACTTGTCGATGGATTTAACATCCCTATGGAGTTTAG CCCAACAAGCTCGAATTGCAAGCGGATAATATGTAATGCGGACATAAACGGACAGTGTCCGAACGAGTTGAGAGCCCCGGGCGGTTGCAATAACCCGTGTACGGTTTATAGGTCAAACCAGTATTGTTGTACGAACGGGCAAGGTTCATGTAGTAGCACTGGATTCTCAAGATTCTTCAAACAGAGATGTCCCGACGCCTACAGCTATCCACAAGACGACCCGACTAGCACTTTCACTTGTACCAACACTAACTACAGGGTCGTGTTTTGTCCTTAG
- the LOC104737159 gene encoding FT-interacting protein 1-like — translation MMMSNLKLGVDVIGAHNLFPKDGQGTSNAYVELYFDGQKHRTTIKDRDLNPVWNESFFFNISDPSRLHYLNLEAQAYSHNRSTNGRSFLGKVSLSGTSFVPHSDAVVLHFPMERRGIFSRVRGELGLKVYITDEASLKSSAASNDHQDNLDPGLPRVSAMKVEHRSDKRHVFYNLPNNAQEHQQQQHPQGSNQPSSSAAEPDHNNEHHNHYVPKHQVDEMRPQPPPPSKLVHAHSIASAQPADFALKETSPHLGGGRVVGGRVIHKDKTATSTYDLVERMYFLYVRVVKARELPIMDITGSVDPFVEVKVGNYKGITRHFEKRQHPEWNQVFAFAKERMQASMLEVVVKDKDLLKDDYVGFVRFDINDIPLRVPPDSPLAPQWYRLEDKKGEKIKGELMLAVWIGTQADEAFSDAWHSDTAMPVDCSPAISAVLRSKVYHAPRLWYVRVNVIEAQDLIPTDKTRFPDVYVKAQLGNQVMKTRPCQARTLGAVWNEDFLFVVAEPFEDHLVLTVEDRVAPGKDEIVGRTYIPLNTVEKRADDHMIHARWFNLERPVVVDVDQLKREKFSMRIHLRVCLEGGYHVLDESTHYSSDLRPSARPLWRQPIGVLELGILNAVGLHPMKTREGRGTSDTFCVGKYGQKWVRTRTMVDNLSPKYNEQYTWEVFDPATVLTVGVFDNGQIGEKGNRDVKIGKIRIRLSTLETGRIYTHSYPLLVLHPTGVKKMGELHMAVRFTCISFANMLYQYTKPLLPKMHYVRPFSVMQQDMLRHQAVNIVAARLGRAEPPLRKEIIEFMSDTDSHLWSMRKSKANFFRMMTVFSGVIAVGKWFSDICSWRNPITTVLVHVLFLMLVCLPELILPTMFLYMFLIGLWNYRFRPRYPPHMNTKISQAEAVHPDELDEEFDTFPTTRSPDMVRLRYDRLRSVAGRIQTVIGDLATQGERFQALLSWRDPRATAIFVIFCFLAAIVFFITPIQIVVALAGFFTMRHPRFRHRLPSVPVNFFRRLPARTDSML, via the exons ATGATGATGAGCAATCTAAAACTTGGCGTGGACGTGATCGGAGCAcacaatctcttcccaaaagacGGGCAAGGTACATCAAACGCTTACGTCGAGCTTTACTTCGACGGTCAGAAGCACCGAACAACGATCAAAGATCGTGACTTAAACCCGGTTTGGAACGAGAGTTTCTTCTTTAACATCTCAGATCCATCTCGTCTTCACTATCTCAATCTTGAAGCTCAAGCTTATAGCCACAACAGATCTACAAATGGACGTTCCTTCCTTGGCAAGGTATCTCTCTCAGGGACCTCTTTTGTTCCTCATTCTGATGCTGTTGTTCTTCACTTTCCCATGGAGAGACGTGGTATCTTCTCTCGTGTGAGAGGTGAGCTAGGTTTGAAAGTTTACATAACCGACGAGGCTTCTTTAAAATCCTCTGCTGCTTCTAATGATCATCAAGATAATCTTGATCCGGGGCTCCCAAGAG TTTCAGCAATGAAGGTAGAACATAGATCCGACAAACGACATGTCTTTTACAATCTCCCGAACAATGCTCaagaacatcaacaacaacaacatccacAAGGGTCTAACCAACCCTCTTCCTCAGCCGCTGAACCGGATCATAATAATGAACATCATAACCATTATGTGCCAAAGCACCAAGTAGACGAAATGAGACCCcaaccaccaccaccttcaAAGCTAGTTCATGCGCATTCTATTGCTTCGGCTCAGCCAGCAGATTTCGCCCTTAAGGAAACAAGCCCGCATCTTGGTGGTGGAAGAGTCGTTGGTGGGCGTGTTATCCACAAAGACAAAACCGCTACGAGTACTTATGATCTTGTCGAGAGAATGTATTTCCTCTATGTCCGCGTAGTCAAAGCTCGTGAACTACCAATAATGGATATAACAGGAAGTGTTGATCCTTTTGTCGAG gtGAAAGTGGGGAACTACAAAGGAATCACAAGACATTTTGAGAAGAGACAACATCCGGAATGGAATCAAGTGTTTGCATTCGCGAAAGAGCGAATGCAAGCCTCGATGTTGGAAGTAGTGGTTAAGGACAAAGATCTTTTGAAAGACGATTATGTCGGGTTTGTTCGGTTTGACATTAACGATATCCCTCTTCGTGTGCCTCCTGATAGCCCTCTTGCTCCGCAATGGTATAGATTAGAGGACAAGAAAGGGGAGAAGATCAAGGGCGAGCTAATGCTCGCTGTTTGGATTGGTACACAAGCGGATGAAGCTTTCTCTGATGCTTGGCATTCTGATACTGCAATGCCTGTTGATTGTTCTCCAGCCATCTCTGCCGTTCTTCGCTCAAAG GTCTACCATGCGCCTCGTCTATGGTACGTGCGTGTGAACGTGATCGAAGCACAAGACTTGATTCCGACAGACAAAACTAGGTTCCCTGATGTTTATGTCAAAGCGCAGCTAGGAAACCAAGTCATGAAGACCAGGCCCTGCCAAGCTCGAACCCTTGGTGCGGTATGGAACGaagactttttgtttgttgttgcgGAGCCCTTTGAAGACCATTTGGTTCTCACTGTCGAGGACCGGGTGGCTCCAGGAAAGGATGAGATAGTTGGTCGTACTTACATTCCTTTAAACACAGTAGAGAAGCGAGCTGATGACCATATGATACATGCCCGGTG GTTTAATCTAGAGAGACCAGTTGTTGTAGATGTGGATCAGCTCAAGAGAGAAAAATTCTCAATGAGGATTCATCTCCGAGTTTGTCTTGAAGGAGGATACCATGTTTTGGATGAGTCAACTCATTACAGCAGCGATCTCCGCCCATCCGCTAGACCGCTCTGGAGACAACCGATTGGAGTACTTGAGCTTGGGATTCTAAACGCTGTTGGACTTCACCCGATGAAAActagagaaggaagaggaaccTCTGACACTTTCTGCGTTGGAAAATACGGCCAAAAATGGGTTAGAACGAGGACAATGGTGGATAACTTGAGCCCCAAGTATAACGAGCAGTATACGTGGGAAGTATTTGATCCAGCTACGGTTTTAACCGTTGGTGTGTTTGATAATGGACAGATCGGTGAAAAGGGAAACAGAGATGTGAAGATTGGAAAGATCCGTATAAGGTTGTCTACTTTAGAGACGGGAAGAATCTACACACATTCTTATCCGTTGCTTGTTCTTCACCCTACTGGGGTAAAGAAGATGGGGGAGCTGCATATGGCTGTGAGGTTCACATGCATCTCGTTTGCAAACATGCTTTACCAATACACAAAACCGCTTTTGCCCAAAATGCATTACGTAAGACCATTCTCGGTTATGCAGCAGGACATGCTTCGGCACCAAGCAGTGAATATAGTGGCTGCACGGCTAGGCAGAGCAGAGCCTCCTCTAAGGAAAGAGATCATTGAGTTTATGTCGGACACAGATTCACATCTGTGGAGTATGCGTAAGAGCAAAGCCAATTTCTTCAGGATGATGACAGTTTTCTCTGGCGTCATCGCGGTTGGGAAGTGGTTTTCCGACATTTGCTCGTGGAGAAACCCAATCACGACAGTTCTCGTTCATGTTCTGTTTCTGATGCTTGTCTGTCTCCCAGAACTGATCCTACCAACAATGTTTCTCTACATGTTTCTCATCGGGCTTTGGAACTACCGTTTTAGACCGCGTTATCCACCGCACATGAACACGAAAATCTCTCAGGCTGAGGCGGTCCATCCAGACGAGCTTGACGAGGAGTTTGATACGTTTCCAACCACCAGAAGCCCTGACATGGTGCGGTTAAGGTATGACCGGCTTAGAAGCGTGGCCGGGAGGATTCAAACCGTGATTGGAGATCTTGCAACGCAAGGAGAGCGTTTTCAAGCACTTTTAAGCTGGAGAGATCCACGCGCGACCgcaatatttgttatattttgctTTCTTGCGGCCATTGTTTTCTTCATAACACCGATTCAGATCGTTGTAGCGTTGGCTGGTTTCTTCACGATGAGGCACCCAAGGTTCCGGCACCGGCTTCCTTCTGTTCCAGTTAACTTCTTCCGCCGCTTGCCTGCCCGAACGGATAGTATGCTTTAG
- the LOC104737160 gene encoding serine racemase gives MEANREKYAADISTIKEAHERIKPYIHITPVLTSESLNIISGRSLFFKCECFQKGGAFKFRGACNAVLSLDPEQAAKGVVTHSSGNHAAALSLAAKMQGIPAYIVVPKGAPQCKVDNVIRYGGKVIWSESTMSSRETVASKVLQETGSVLIHPYNDGRIISGQGTIALELLEQIQEIDAIVVPISGGGLISGVALAAKSIKPSIRIVAAEPKGADDAAQSKVAGKIITLPVTNTIADGLRASLGDLTWPVVRDLVDDVITLEDCEIIEAMRMCYEILKVSIEPSGAIGLAAVLSNSFRSNPSLSDCKNIGIVLSGGNVDLGSLWASFKSSE, from the exons ATGGAAGCAAATAGAGAGAAGTATGCTGCTGATATATCTACCATAAAGGAAGCTCATGAGCGTATTAAGCCTTATATACACATAACTCCGGTGTTAACATCTGAATCTTTGAATATAATCTCCGGAAGAAGCTTGTTCTTTAAGTGTGAGTGCTTTCAGAAAGG TGGAGCTTTCAAATTCCGTGGAGCTTGCAATGCTGTTTTGTCGCTTGATCCTGAACAAGCAGCCAAAGGGGTTGTAACACACAGCAG TGGAAACCATGCTGCTGCGTTGTCTTTGGCTGCGAAGATGCAGGGAATCCCGGCGTATATTGTTGTACCCAAAGGTGCTCCACAGTGCAAAGTTGATAATGTGATCCGTTATGGTGGTAAGGTTATATGGAGTGAATCAACTATGTCTTCTAGAGAGACAGTAGCTTCAAAAGTTTTGCAGGAAACAGGTTCAGTTCTCATCCACCCATATAATGATGGACGCATTATCAG TGGTCAGGGTACAATTGCATTGGAACTGCTAGAGCAAATCCAAGAGATTGATGCTATAGTTGTGCCGATAAGCGGTGGTGGATTGATATCTGGTGTGGCGCTTGCTGCCAAGTCGATTAAGCCTAGCATCCGAATTGTAGCCGCTGAACCTAAAGGAGCTGATGATGCGGCTCAGTCTAAGGTCGCTGGTAAAATCATCACTTTACCTGTGACTAATACAATAGCCGATGGCCTTCGAGCTTCTCTGGGAGATTTGACATG GCCGGTGGTGAGAGACCTGGTAGATGATGTGATAACCTTGGAAGATTGTGAAATAATTGAAGCAATGAGAATGTGCTATGAGATACTAAAGGTCTCTATAGAACCAAGTGGGGCTATTGGTCTAGCAGCTGTTTTATCAAATAGTTTCCGTAGCAATCCTTCTTTGAGTGATTGCAAAAACATAGGAATTGTCCTCTCCGGAGGTAATGTTGATTTAGGCTCTCTATGGGCTTCGTTTAAGAGTTCAGAGTAA
- the LOC104737164 gene encoding osmotin-like protein OSM34 — protein MANISLPTFIFSSLLLISTATAATFDILNQCSYTVWAAASPGGGRRLNSGQSWRLDVAAGTKMARIWGRTNCNFDSSGRGRCETGDCSGGLQCTGWGQPPNTLAEYALNQFNNLDFYDISLVDGFNIPMEFSPTSSNCHRIVCTADINGQCPNVLRAPGGCNNPCTVFKTNQYCCTNGQGSCSDTEYSRFFKQRCPDAYSYPQDDPTSTFTCTNTNYRVVFCPRARVGATGSYQLPIQMVTEEN, from the exons ATGGCAAACATCTCCCTCCCTACGTTCATATTCTCCTCACTTTTGCTCATCTCCACCGCGACGGCTGCCACATTCGACATCCTGAACCAATGTAGTTATACCGTATGGGCCGCTGCGAGCCCTGGAGGTGGCCGACGTCTAAACTCGGGCCAGTCATGGAGGCTAGATGTCGCAGCCGGCACTAAAATGGCGCGGATTTGGGGTCGGACCAACTGTAACTTTGACTCCTCGGGTCGTGGCCGATGCGAAACTGGTGATTGCAGTGGTGGACTACAATGCACCGGTTGGGGTCAGCCACCAAACACGTTGGCTGAGTATGCTTTGAACCAGTTCAACAACTTAGACTTCTACGACATCTCACTTGTCGATGGATTTAACATTCCTATGGAATTTAG CCCAACTAGCTCAAACTGTCACCGGATAGTATGCACTGCGGACATAAACGGACAGTGTCCAAACGTGTTGAGAGCCCCGGGTGGATGCAACAACCCTTGCACGGTTTTTAAGACGAACCAGTACTGTTGTACCAACGGTCAGGGATCATGTAGTGACACTGAATACTCAAGGTTTTTCAAACAGAGGTGTCCTGACGCCTACAGCTATCCACAAGACGACCCCACCAGCACTTTCACTTGCACGAACACTAACTACAGGGTCGTGTTTTGTCCTAGAGCTAGGGTCGGTGCTACTGGATCCTACCAGCTCCCGATCCAGATGGTCACCGAGGAAAATTAA
- the LOC104737157 gene encoding F-box protein At4g11590-like, whose product MATSQSKKSKTENNSLEILKEMNFDDVPLELAMDIFMRLPLKSVARCLLLSKFWTGVIRSRDFITSFQVRYSSMMQPRLLVAFIDFDIQRNCEFWHFFSLSTSSSTSYLSSVTCPFPESVYHSHYVNGLINLRYGLDKCVANPSTGTFIAIPRVETSSTVAHSFFGYDPVNDEYKLLVLCMKDRILQLSSEHQVVTLGDKNKVWRMIDYKTPHGPVLNSVCIDGVLYYLAFTADNLSRLSLMRFDLGSETLDLFTSVSADFPTAFLYLSTLISYKGKVALATTRWTDLEVWVLDQQAETLGWMKESFSIKIGMKWKHYDLGDIRGTTHRGELILAPRCYYNEFYVFLYNPDTNRLRGIKVNLHGDYKFKHRETKAIFGLCREC is encoded by the coding sequence ATGGCGACAAGTCAATCGAAGAAGAGTAAAACTGAGAACAATTCTCTTGAAATCTTGAAAGAGATGAACTTCGATGATGTTCCTTTGGAACTAGCGATGGATATATTTATGAGACTGCCTTTGAAATCCGTAGCTAGGTGTCTCCTACTCTCAAAGTTTTGGACCGGAGTGATACGGAGTCGAGATTTCATCACGTCTTTCCAGGTTAGGTACTCTTCGATGATGCAGCCTCGTCTACTAGTCGCGTTTATTGACTTCGATATACAACGGAACTGCGAATTTTGGCACTTCTTCTCGCTGTCTACATCATCATCAACGTCTTATCTATCAAGTGTTACATGTCCATTTCCAGAGTCTGTCTACCATTCTCATTATGTCAATGGTTTGATAAACCTAAGATATGGTCTAGATAAATGCGTAGCTAACCCTAGTACTGGTACATTCATAGCTATACCTAGAGTCGAAACCAGCAGTACGGTCGCACATAGTTTTTTCGGGTACGATCCGGTTAATGATGAGTACAAACTATTAGTGTTGTGCATGAAGGATCGAATATTACAACTATCATCTGAACACCAAGTAGTCACATTGGGAGATAAAAACAAAGTATGGAGAATGATTGATTACAAAACTCCTCATGGTCCTGTGCTTAACAGTGTGTGCATAGATGGAGTTTTGTATTATCTTGCTTTTACGGCAGATAATTTGTCGCGGTTAAGCTTAATGAGATTCGATTTGGGGTCAGAAACGTTGGATCTTTTTACTAGTGTATCCGCGGACTTTCCAACTGCGTTTCTATATCTTTCAACTTTGATTAGCTACAAGGGGAAAGTAGCTTTAGCCACTACCAGATGGACGGATTTGGAAGTGTGGGTTTTGGATCAGCAAGCCGAGACTCTAGGATGGATGAAGGAAAGTTTCAGTATCAAAATTGGGATGAAGTGGAAACATTATGATTTGGGAGATATCAGAGGCACAACTCATAGAGGTGAGTTAATTTTGGCACCACGGTGCTATTATAATGagttttatgttttcctttacAATCCAGACACGAATAGGCTTAGAGGAATCAAGGTTAACTTACACGGAGACTACAAGTTCAAGCATCGGGAGACAAAAGCAATTTTCGGATTATGTAGAGAGTGTTAG
- the LOC104737158 gene encoding probable phospholipid hydroperoxide glutathione peroxidase: MFRSSVRLLYITRISSPLLRRSSSRLPLFSSAKPFLSSHRITITSLPIFATGANFSRSEHSMAASSESKSIYDFTVKDAKGNDVDLNIYKGKVLLIVNVASQCGLTNSNYTELAQLYEKYKDQGFEILAFPCNQFGNQEPGSNEEIVQFACTRFKAEYPIFDKVDVNGEKAAPIYKFLKASKGGLFGDGIKWNFAKFLVDKDGNVVDRYAPTTSPLSIEKDLKKLLGVKA, encoded by the exons ATGTTTAGATCCTCCGTTCGTCTTCTCTATATAACCAGAATCAGTTCTCCTCTGCTTCGACGTTCATCATCGcgtcttcctctgttttcatcTGCGAAACCTTTTCTCAGTTCTCATCGGATCACTATTACTTCTCTTCCGATCTTCGCAACGGGAGCTAATTTTTCTAGATCGGAGCATTCCATGGCTGCTTCTTCCGAATCCAAATCTATTTACGATTTCACCGTCAAG GATGCTAAGGGTAACGATGTTGATCTAAACATCTACAAAGGGAAGGTTCTATTGATTGTGAACGTTGCTTCTCAATG TGGATTGACTAATTCGAACTATACTGAGCTTGCACAGCTATATGAGAAATACAAAGaccaag gtTTTGAGATTCTTGCGTTCCCCTGTAACCAGTTTGGGAATCAAGAGCCTGGTTCTAATGAAGAGATTGTTCAGTTTGCTTGTACCCGTTTCAAGGCTGAGTACCCCATTTTCGACAAG GTTGATGTGAACGGTGAGAAAGCTGCACCAATCTACAAGTTTCTGAAAGCAAGCAAAGGCGGGCTTTTTGGAGACGGCATCAAGTGGAACTTTGCCAAGTTCTTGGTTGACAAAGATGGGAATGTCGTCGACCGTTACGCGCCAACTACTTCTCCTCTCAGCATTGAG AAGGACCTGAAGAAGCTGTTGGGAGTTAAAGCttaa